Proteins encoded in a region of the Xiphophorus couchianus chromosome 11, X_couchianus-1.0, whole genome shotgun sequence genome:
- the rnf167 gene encoding E3 ubiquitin-protein ligase RNF167 → MAHLAVWWKRTQLSVFLLAFSCMYFPSPTHAYIFVRYKNQTDLMFEDLPALFGPSLPKQGLMGVLVVSHPLNGCTTMDPPPPLTTNYDANTTKFIALIRRFDCNFDIKVLNAQQAGYSAAIVHNLNSNLLLNMNFSNETIADQIEIPSVFTSSYAARRLKEEVIPEHGAYVILKPDLVFPLSYYLIPFTGVLGMIIIVMCVILVIRCVQYRKRLRKNRLTKDQLKRIPTHKFRKGDDYDLCAICLDEYEEGDKLRVLPCSHAYHCKCVDPWLTLTKKTCPVCKQRVTRNNPEHSESDSEEEAGGRGEEEAAQGEGDSERTPLLRPSNPGSPSRNPSAYSATTTTTAQCLVSPTQRDSPVLGYDGYYSPQEDTDSESGDGGADEHHSEDDTARLIGRNGGLNLPARLLA, encoded by the exons ATGGCCCACCTTGCTGTGTGGTGGAAGCGCACTCAGCTGAGTGTCTTTTTACTCGCTTTCAGCTGCATGTATTTCCCCTCACCAACACATGCATATATATTTGTT CGTTATAAAAACCAGACCGACCTAATGTTTGAGGACCTACCTGCTTTGTTTGGACCTTCTCTTCCAAAGCAGGGATTGATG GGAGTTTTGGTAGTCTCCCATCCACTCAATGGTTGTACAACAATGgatcctcctcctccactgACAACAAACTATGATGCCAACACCACTAAATTTATTGCTCTCATCAGGCGCTTTGATTGCAATTTTGACATAAAG GTTTTAAATGCACAGCAGGCTGGATACAGCGCAGCAATCGTTCACAACTTGAACTCTAACCTTCTTCTCAACATGAACTTTAGCAATG agaCTATTGCAGATCAGATTGAAATTCCCTCTGTGTTCACCAGCTCCTATGCTGCAAGAAGGCTTAAGGAGGAAGTAATTCCAGAACACgg GGCCTATGTGATACTCAAGCCGGATTTAGTTTTTCCACTTTCGTACTACCTTATTCCATTCACTGGGGTACTAGGGATGATTATTATTGTGATGTGTGTAATCCTA GTTATACGGTGTGTGCAGTACAGAAAACGTCTGAGGAAAAATCGTTTGACCAAGGATCAACTGAAGCGCATTCCAACTCACAAGTTCAGGAAAG GAGATGACTATGATTTGTGTGCCATCTGTCTTGATGAGTATGAAGAAGGAGACAAGCTGAGAGTTTTACCTTGCTCACATG catatcaTTGCAAGTGCGTCGACCCGTGGCTCACCCTGACCAAGAAGACCTGTCCTGTGTGCAAACAACGCGTGACCCGAAACAACCCGGAGCATTCCGAGTCCGACTCTGAGGAGGAAGCCGGAGGCCGGGGAGAGGAGGAAGCAGCACAGGGCGAAGGAGACTCTGAGCGCACCCCTCTGCTGCGCCCGTCCAACCCCGGGTCTCCGTCTAGGAACCCGTCGGCCTACTCAGCCACCACCACCACTACTGCCCAGTGCCTCGTCTCTCCAACACAACGCGACTCCCCCGTCCTGGGCTATGATGGCTACTACTCCCCACAGGAGGACACTGACTCAGAAAGTGGTGACGGAGGAGCGGATGAGCACCACAGCGAGGACGACACAGCTCGGCTCATTGGTAGGAACGGTGGTCTGAACTTACCTGCCAGATTATTGGCCTAA
- the LOC114153559 gene encoding olfactory receptor 52D1-like, producing MNFSLVTSIYLSAYYGMEELKSMYFCIFFIVYLTIITENVLLIRVVYCEKSLRQPMYVLLCNLAVNELVGSTALLPATLINILSHTHEVSISFCQTQVFVIHTYAITEFTILAVMSYDRYLAICHPLSYQVIMSQRIVKLTVFMWLYPLLALSVVFVFTLQLPYCGRTIEKLYCLNYLLVQLACTNTFIVNTIGLLSAALYTAPQLIMIFYSYGHILKICIMSFGKSKFKALRTCVPHLLAVINYATGCFFELAQGRLDNRHMSYHTKLFLSLYFLIFPPLLNALIYGLGTQIIRVRLIKLFTKCK from the coding sequence ATGAATTTCTCTCTTGTTACATCgatttatctgtctgcttactATGGAATGGAAGAGCTCAAATCCAtgtatttctgcattttcttcatCGTATACCTCACCATCATCACCGAGAATGTCTTGCTGATCAGGGtggtttattgtgaaaaatcCCTGCGTCAGCCAATGTATGTGCTTTTGTGTAATTTGGCCGTGAATGAGCTGGTAGGAAGCACCGCCTTGCTGCCGGCGACGCTGATCAAcattctctctcacacacacgaggtttctatttctttttgcCAGACGCAGGTCTTTGTTATACACACATATGCCATCACCGAATTCACTATTCTCGCGGTGATGAGCTACGACAGATACCTAGCCATTTGTCATCCACTGTCCTACCAGGTGATCATGTCTCAGAGGATAGTGAAGCTGACTGTTTTTATGTGGCTTTACCCCCTGCTGGCACTGAgcgtggtttttgtttttactcttcaGCTGCCATATTGTGGCCGGACCATAGAGAAGCTTTACTGCCTCAACTACTTGCTTGTGCAGCTTGCATGCACAAATACATTTATAGTTAACACCATCGGTCTGCTGTCTGCAGCTCTATACACGGCTCCTCAGCTGATCATGATCTTTTACTCATACGGACACATCCTGAAGATTTGCATAATGTCGTTCGGCAAATCCAAATTCAAGGCCCTCCGTACGTGCGTTCCCCATCTACTGGCTGTAATCAACTACGCCACTGGGTGCTTTTTTGAGCTGGCACAAGGTCGTCTCGACAACAGGCACATGTCTTATCACACTAAGCTGTTTTTGTCACTGTACTTTTTGATATTCCCACCGCTCCTAAATGCACTAATATACGGCTTGGGCACACAGATAATAAGAGTCCGACTCATCAAGCTTTTCACCAAGTGCAAGTGA